A section of the Cinclus cinclus chromosome 27, bCinCin1.1, whole genome shotgun sequence genome encodes:
- the GPR37L1 gene encoding G-protein coupled receptor 37-like 1 has product MLSPSLLLLLLLLLLAPGAAGMRGRAGTGRTHHGPAARGIPEGQERRERQRRGTEEDSKSVQQYVPGVRVEFPRPLNSAGLHPTRALLPSSTDPSEQQPGVPTDRDRAEPRANLTTVSDKRLQIHNPLYPVTESSYSAYAVMFLSLIVFTVGIIGNLSVMCIVWHNYYMKSAWNSILASLAFWDFLILFFCLPVVIFNEITKKRLLGDTSCRIVPFMEVSSLGVTTFSLCALGIDRFHAATSPQASTRPIEQCQSIIAKLAVIWVGSMTLSVPEILLWQLVQDTSPVSGVVTEYCTMKPSSNLPESIYSLVLTYQNARMWWYFGCYFCLPILFTISCQLVTRRIRSTDKKSECRGGKHGQCEGHLNCTIIALTVIYGLCTTPENVCNLVVAYMSPDMSKQTLDLLNLINQFFLFFKCSVTPVLLLCLCRPLGQAFMDCCCCCCEGCGPDTTSSESSADSKLKTEMSSSIFFDKPRETPPPLLALGTPC; this is encoded by the exons ATGCTTTCGCCATCACTTCtgttactgctgctgctgctgctgctggccccgggGGCCGCGGGGATGcgaggcagggctgggaccgGCAGGACTCACCATGGCCCGGCTGCCCGGGGCATCCCGGaggggcaggagaggagggagaggcagCGCCGGGGCACGGAGGAGGACTCCAAGTCGGTGCAGCAGTACGTGCCGGGAGTGCGGGTGGAGTTCCCGCGGCCCCTCAACTCCGCCGGCCTGCACCCCACCAGGGCCCTGCTGCCATCCAGCACGGACCCCTCGGAACAGCAGCCGGGGGTCCCcacggacagggacagggcagagcCCCGAGCCAACCTCACCACCGTGTCCGACAAGCGGCTGCAGATCCACAACCCCCTGTACCCGGTGACTGAGAGCTCCTACAGCGCCTACGCCGTGATGTTCCTGTCCCTCATCGTCTTCACCGTTGGCATCATCGGTAACCTCTCCGTGATGTGCATTGTGTGGCACAACTACTACATGAAGAGTGCCTGGAACTCCATCCTGGCCAGCCTGGCTTTCTGGGACTTCCTCATCCTCTTCTTCTGCCTGCCTGTGGTCATCTTCAACGAGATCACCAAGAAGCGGCTGCTGGGGGACACGTCCTGTCGTATTGTGCCCTTCATGGAG GTATCATCACTGGGAGTCACCACCTTCAGCCTCTGTGCCCTGGGTATCGACAGGTTCCACGCAGCCACCAGCCCGCAGGCCAGCACCCGGCCCATCGAGCAGTGCCAGTCCATCATTGCCAAACTGGCCGTCATCTGGGTGGGCTCCATGACGCTGTCGGTGCCGGAGatcctgctctggcagctggTGCAGGACACGTCGCCCGTGTCCGGTGTGGTGACCGAGTATTGCACCATGAAGCCCTCGTCCAACCTGCCCGAGTCCATCTACTCCCTGGTGCTCACCTACCAGAACGCTCGCATGTGGTGGTACTTCGGCTGCTACTTCTGCCTGCCCATCCTGTTCACCATCAGCTGCCAGCTGGTGACCCGGCGCATCCGCAGCACCGACAAGAAGAGCGAGTGCCGGGGCGGCAAGCACGGCCAGTGCGAGGGTCACCTGAACTGCACCATCATCGCCCTGACCGTCATCTATGGGCTCTGCACCACCCCCGAGAACGTCTGCAACCTCGTGGTGGCCTACATGTCCCCCGACATGTCCAAGCAGACCTTGGATCTGCTCAACCTCATCAACCAGTTCTTCCTGTTCTTCAAGTGCTCGGTGACGcctgtcctgctcctgtgtCTCTGTCGTCCCCTGGGCCAGGCCTTCAtggactgctgctgctgctgctgtgagggCTGTGGCCCCGACACCACCTCCAGTGAGAGCAGTGCCGACAGCAAGCTCAAAACCGAGATGTCCTCCTCCATCTTCTTTGACAAACCCCGGGAGACTCCCCCACCCCTCCTGGCCCTCGGCACCCCATGCTAA